A window of the Lactuca sativa cultivar Salinas chromosome 5, Lsat_Salinas_v11, whole genome shotgun sequence genome harbors these coding sequences:
- the LOC111878804 gene encoding uncharacterized protein LOC111878804 encodes MEKNNSNSRDRSQASTNNNTTTTSSSASDFVLQWGNRKRLRCMKVQQQQQTKDKESAASGTPPVGQRSITARVDRRVVRSPNHQNKETVTANAVSNGNGYINLRQRSSSPAHRVLRNSESSIGMKGQGNGGRGVCSPDRGGGVQDKRSTHNTNANANHHHNGKNNNNGGGSGGGGSGSSETALDMKKGGTSPGSEAVPIVWPPKFVIGLTNKEKEEDFLAIKGSKLPQRPKKRAKFIQRTINLVSPGGWLCDLTLERYEVREKKITKKRPRGLKAMGSMTMESESE; translated from the exons ATGGAGAAGAATAACTCAAATAGCAGAGACAGATCTCAGGCTTCTACTAATAACAACACCACAACGACGTCGTCCTCGGCTTCAGACTTCGTATTGCAGTGGGGGAATCGGAAACGATTGCGTTGTATGAAGGTTCAACAGCAACAACAAACAAAGGACAAAGAATCGGCGGCTTCCGGTACACCGCCGGTGGGTCAACGATCCATCACAGCCCGAGTTGATCGGCGTGTTGTTAGGTCACCAAATCATCAAAACAAGGAAACCGTTACTGCTAACGCCGTTAGTAACGGGAACGGTTACATTAATCTCCGGCAACGATCCTCTTCACCGGCGCATCGGGTTCTCAG GAATTCTGAGAGTTCAATTGGTATGAAGGGACAGGGCAACGGCGGTAGGGGGGTTTGTTCACCGGATAGAGGAGGGGGTGTGCAGGATAAGAGAAGTACACATAACACAAACGCCAACGCCAACCACCACCATAATGGGAAGAACAATAATAACggcggtggtagtggtggtggtggatcgGGGTCGTCGGAGACGGCGCTTGATATGAAGAAAGGAGGGACATCGCCAGGGAGTGAGGCGGTTCCGATTGTCTGGCCCCCAAAATTTGTGATCGGATTGACGAATAAGGAGAAAGAAGAAGATTTCTTGGCGATTAAAGGCTCTAAACTTCCTCAGAGACCCAAGAAACGGGCCAAGTTCATCCAACGCACCATCAAC TTGGTAAGTCCCGGTGGATGGCTGTGCGATCTCACCCTGGAACGTTACGAAGTGAGAGAGAAAAAGATTACAAAGAAG AGACCGAGAGGACTAAAGGCGATGGGGAGTATGACTATGGAGTCGGAGTCTGAATAA
- the LOC111878806 gene encoding uncharacterized protein LOC111878806, which produces MSSSSSSDSTALQDTKFIGSVMAKTVAYFQNRLGETSRARSKPRKSRLRRNRKAEHDRLIEDYFADDVIYVVKFRCRFRMRKELFLRIDGDLEDHFPYFQWKMDARHLKAFSPIQKRTAAIRQLAYDMSADRWNEYFRMSERIVREYVYKFCKAIYLVYGQRYLRKPTMNDIHQLYTVHEGKHGFPRMLCSINYMHWSWSLCPNAWCG; this is translated from the coding sequence atgtcatcatcttcatcatccgaTTCGACGGCTCTACAAGATACTAAATTTATCGGTTCCGTCATGGCGAAAACGGTTGCATACTTTCAAAATCGACTAGGTGAAACATCACGTGCACGATCTAAACCAAGAAAGTCGCGGTTGCGTAGAAATCGCAAAGCCGAACACGATCGTCTTATAGAAGATTACTTTGCAGATGACGTCATTTATGTTGTAAAGTTTCGATGTCGGTTCCGGATGAGGAAGGAACTATTCTTACGTATTGATGGCGATTTGGAAGACCACTTTCCATATTTCCAATGGAAAATGGATGCGAGACATTTAAAAGCTTTCTCTCCAATTCAAAAACGCACGGCTGCAATTCGTCAGTTAGCATACGACATGAGCGCAGACAGATGGAATGAGTATTTTAGGATGTCAGAGCGTATCGTGCGGGAGTATGTGTACAAGTTTTGCAAAGCAATCTATTTGGTTTATGGACAACGATATTTGCGCAAACCAACTATGAATGATATTCACCAATTGTACACGGTGCATGAAGGCAAACATGGATTCCCTAGAATGCTTTGTAGTATCAATTACATGCATTGGAGCTGGTCATTATGCCCCAATGCATGGTGTGGTTAG